Proteins encoded together in one Flavobacteriales bacterium window:
- a CDS encoding O-antigen ligase family protein: protein MLDFLRNELQFILIVTIWVFSTVFAGPIIYALLPLTVFLFYRRESLGDILFGFILILVLSDMTPDVLVMRKIKTAKYAYIIALSLILLVEQHRFTPLSGVFKVFLPFFVYAFVPLVFGNDPITGIQKTLSYALLYLVVPNYVLLNFRQRGWDFFRDLVRFLVVFLVAMWLMRFFRIVPVYVAGRFRGLFGNPNGLGIFTFLVFTLYTILNHLRKDLFPFRQRMTNYAVIVTFLVLCGSRTSLVATGMFLLFSRFFSLSPFIGFIGFVAFLGIIELVSSNLATIVISLGLQEYFRLETLDDGSGRYIAWAFAWQKIQDYFMLGGGFGNDEYIMRHNYAYLRTLGHHGGVHNSYLTMWFNVGIVGILIYFRSYFLIFFKASKRVPMAFAAMFAVMFSVLYESWLTGSLNPFTIILVMIMTVVTEPEIVEWEEREQAALEEEAALPAQDLRELTPGAGMEGLTLRPS from the coding sequence ATGCTCGACTTCCTGCGGAACGAACTGCAGTTCATCCTGATCGTCACGATCTGGGTGTTCTCCACCGTGTTCGCCGGTCCGATCATCTATGCCTTGTTACCGCTCACGGTCTTCCTGTTCTACCGGAGGGAGTCGCTCGGGGACATTCTGTTCGGCTTCATCCTCATCCTGGTGCTATCGGACATGACGCCGGATGTCTTGGTGATGCGGAAGATCAAGACGGCCAAGTACGCCTACATCATCGCGCTCTCCCTCATCCTGTTGGTGGAGCAGCACCGCTTCACACCGTTGTCCGGCGTCTTCAAGGTCTTCCTGCCCTTCTTCGTGTACGCCTTCGTTCCGCTGGTGTTCGGCAACGACCCGATCACGGGGATCCAGAAGACCCTGAGCTATGCGCTGCTCTATCTCGTCGTGCCGAACTACGTGCTGCTCAATTTCCGCCAGCGCGGCTGGGACTTCTTCCGGGACCTTGTGCGCTTTCTGGTGGTCTTCCTGGTGGCGATGTGGCTGATGAGGTTCTTCCGCATCGTGCCTGTCTATGTGGCCGGCCGTTTCCGCGGGCTCTTCGGCAACCCCAACGGCCTCGGGATCTTCACCTTCCTGGTCTTCACCCTGTACACCATCCTCAACCACCTCAGGAAAGACCTCTTCCCGTTCCGGCAGCGCATGACGAACTATGCCGTCATCGTGACCTTTCTGGTGCTGTGCGGGTCGCGCACCTCACTGGTGGCCACAGGCATGTTCCTGCTCTTCAGTCGCTTCTTCAGCTTGTCCCCCTTCATCGGCTTCATCGGCTTCGTGGCCTTCCTCGGCATCATTGAACTGGTGAGCTCGAACCTGGCCACCATCGTCATCAGCCTCGGCCTGCAGGAGTACTTCCGTTTGGAGACGCTGGATGATGGGTCAGGACGCTACATCGCCTGGGCATTCGCCTGGCAGAAGATCCAGGACTACTTCATGCTCGGCGGCGGCTTTGGGAACGATGAGTACATCATGCGCCACAACTACGCCTATTTGCGGACATTGGGTCATCACGGTGGCGTGCACAACAGCTACCTCACCATGTGGTTCAACGTGGGCATCGTGGGCATCCTCATCTACTTCCGCAGCTACTTCCTCATCTTCTTCAAGGCCAGCAAGCGGGTGCCCATGGCCTTCGCCGCCATGTTCGCCGTGATGTTCAGCGTGCTCTATGAATCCTGGCTCACCGGATCGCTCAACCCCTTCACCATCATCCTGGTGATGATCATGACCGTGGTGACCGAGCCGGAGATCGTGGAGTGGGAGGAACGGGAACAGGCCGCCCTGGAGGAGGAGGCCGCACTGCCCGCTCAGGACCTCCGCGAGCTGACCCCGGGCGCTGGGATGGAGGGGCTTACTTTGCGCCCTTCATGA